In Thioclava sp. GXIMD2076, one DNA window encodes the following:
- a CDS encoding cytochrome b/b6 domain-containing protein: MTDQFAAAPEETVFETVPVWDPFVRAFHWALVVLVCGAWGLGKWGPADMSLHFLLGYFIGGLVVARVLWGFVGPRTARFASFVKGPGAIARYGRKLVSRKPSYTRGHNPLGGLSVVLILGLLAVQVGTGLVSDPEDYLNVGPFADWVGYDRAVQAVDVHETVANLLLILTLVHVAAIFWYRFWKRENLVTPMITGRARLPVGRAADPRK; the protein is encoded by the coding sequence ATGACCGATCAGTTCGCCGCAGCACCGGAGGAAACGGTCTTCGAGACCGTGCCGGTCTGGGATCCGTTCGTGCGGGCTTTCCATTGGGCGCTTGTGGTGCTGGTCTGCGGGGCATGGGGGCTCGGGAAATGGGGCCCTGCAGATATGAGCCTGCATTTCCTGCTGGGTTATTTTATTGGCGGGCTGGTCGTTGCGCGGGTGCTCTGGGGCTTTGTCGGTCCGCGCACGGCGCGGTTTGCCAGTTTCGTCAAAGGGCCGGGCGCGATTGCGCGCTATGGCCGCAAGCTGGTCTCGCGCAAGCCTTCCTATACGCGGGGGCACAATCCGCTGGGCGGGCTGTCGGTGGTGCTGATCCTCGGTCTGCTGGCGGTGCAGGTCGGGACGGGGCTGGTCTCCGATCCGGAGGATTATCTCAATGTCGGCCCCTTCGCCGATTGGGTGGGCTATGACAGGGCGGTGCAGGCGGTGGATGTGCATGAGACGGTGGCAAATCTCCTACTGATCCTCACGCTGGTCCATGTGGCGGCGATCTTCTGGTATCGCTTCTGGAAGCGCGAGAACCTCGTGACGCCGATGATCACGGGACGTGCGCGCCTGCCTGTCGGGCGTGCCGCGGATCCGCGCAAGTAA
- a CDS encoding class I SAM-dependent methyltransferase has protein sequence MWDQRFTDAEYVFGTEPADFVRRQAERLTPGMRLLSIAEGEGRNAVFLAERGIKVTGVELSAPAREKAQRLALSRGVSIDLLAEDLRGWDWPVGEYDALLACFIQFADPAFREDIFDGIRRAVAPGGLVMIHGFARRQPRYGTGGPQMVEQLYDLDLLREAFPRWKILHQADYDADIHEGEGHCGRAALIDFVMQRPS, from the coding sequence ATGTGGGATCAGCGTTTTACGGATGCGGAATATGTCTTCGGAACGGAGCCTGCGGATTTCGTGCGCAGACAGGCGGAGCGGCTGACGCCGGGCATGCGGCTTTTGTCGATTGCCGAGGGCGAGGGGCGTAACGCCGTTTTTCTGGCTGAGAGGGGCATTAAGGTTACCGGCGTCGAGCTGTCGGCGCCTGCGCGGGAGAAGGCGCAGCGGCTGGCTCTGTCGCGCGGGGTCAGTATCGACCTTCTGGCCGAGGATCTTCGCGGTTGGGACTGGCCCGTGGGCGAATATGACGCGCTTCTGGCCTGCTTCATCCAGTTTGCCGATCCTGCCTTCCGCGAGGATATTTTTGACGGGATCCGCCGTGCGGTTGCACCGGGAGGTCTGGTGATGATCCACGGTTTCGCGCGTCGCCAGCCGCGTTACGGCACGGGCGGGCCGCAAATGGTCGAGCAGCTTTACGATCTGGATCTGCTGCGCGAGGCCTTCCCGCGCTGGAAGATCCTCCATCAGGCCGATTACGATGCCGATATCCACGAGGGCGAAGGCCATTGTGGTCGCGCGGCGCTGATCGATTTCGTGATGCAGCGACCCTCGTGA
- the parE gene encoding DNA topoisomerase IV subunit B, translating into MADDLLSTQSETEYDASSIEVLEGLEPVRKRPGMYIGGTDERALHHMLAEILDNSMDEAVAGHASRIEVELNEDYSITVRDNGRGIPIDPHPKFPGKSALEVILCTLHAGGKFSGDAYATSGGLHGVGASVVNALSDLMVVQVAKNKKLYEQRFSRGIPQGPVAEIGAAPNRRGTQVVFHADEQIFGHHRFKPARLIKMVRSKAYLFSGVEIRWKSAIDDGETPTEAVFHFPGGLSDYLMETLGKAMTYAERPFAGKVEFREKFNVPGSVEWAINWTPSRDGYIQSYCNTVPTPEGGTHEAGFWSAILKGIRAYGELINNKKASNITRDDLITGGCALVSCFIREPEFVGQTKDRLATTEAQRLVEGAVRDHFDNWLASDTKSAGAILDFLVLRAEERLRRRQEKETARKSATKKLRLPGKLTDCTAKNRANTELFIVEGDSAGGSAKGARKRETQALLPLKGKILNVLGAASSKLGTNQEISDLCEALGVGLGTKFNVEDLRYDKIIIMTDADVDGAHIASLLMTFFFTQMRPLIDQGHLYLACPPLYRLTQGAKRMYVASDAEKEEWLAKGLGGKGKIDVQRFKGLGEMDAKDLKETTMDPATRKLIRVTIDDDLGGETADLVERLMGKKPELRFQYITENAQFVEELDV; encoded by the coding sequence ATGGCAGACGATCTTCTCTCCACCCAGTCCGAGACCGAATATGACGCCTCCTCCATCGAGGTGCTGGAAGGTCTGGAACCTGTTCGCAAACGTCCCGGCATGTATATCGGCGGCACGGATGAACGTGCGCTGCACCATATGCTCGCCGAAATCCTCGACAACTCGATGGACGAAGCCGTGGCAGGCCATGCCAGCCGCATCGAGGTGGAGCTGAACGAGGATTACTCGATTACCGTGCGCGATAATGGTCGCGGCATCCCGATCGACCCGCACCCCAAATTCCCCGGAAAATCGGCGCTCGAGGTGATCCTGTGCACGCTCCATGCGGGCGGCAAGTTCTCGGGCGATGCCTATGCGACCTCGGGCGGCCTTCATGGGGTGGGCGCGTCGGTGGTGAATGCGCTGTCCGATCTGATGGTGGTGCAGGTCGCCAAGAACAAGAAGCTCTACGAGCAGCGTTTCTCGCGCGGCATCCCGCAAGGCCCCGTCGCCGAGATCGGCGCCGCCCCCAACCGCCGCGGCACGCAGGTGGTCTTCCATGCCGATGAGCAGATCTTCGGCCATCACCGCTTCAAACCCGCCCGCCTGATCAAGATGGTGCGCTCAAAAGCCTATCTCTTCTCGGGTGTCGAGATCCGCTGGAAATCGGCGATCGACGATGGCGAAACGCCCACCGAGGCGGTCTTCCACTTCCCCGGCGGCCTCTCGGACTATCTGATGGAGACGCTGGGCAAGGCGATGACCTATGCCGAGCGCCCCTTCGCCGGTAAAGTCGAGTTCCGCGAGAAGTTCAACGTGCCGGGCTCGGTCGAATGGGCGATCAACTGGACCCCCTCGCGCGATGGCTACATCCAGTCCTATTGTAACACCGTCCCCACGCCCGAGGGCGGCACCCATGAGGCGGGCTTCTGGTCGGCGATCCTCAAGGGCATCCGGGCCTATGGCGAGCTGATCAACAACAAGAAAGCGTCAAACATCACCCGCGATGACCTCATCACCGGCGGCTGCGCGCTGGTGTCCTGCTTCATCCGCGAGCCGGAATTCGTGGGCCAGACCAAGGACCGTCTGGCCACCACCGAAGCCCAGCGTCTGGTCGAGGGCGCGGTGCGCGACCATTTCGACAACTGGCTGGCCTCTGACACCAAATCCGCAGGCGCCATCCTCGATTTCCTCGTGCTGCGCGCCGAGGAGCGTCTGCGCCGCCGTCAGGAAAAGGAAACCGCCCGCAAATCGGCCACCAAAAAGTTGCGCCTGCCCGGCAAGCTGACCGATTGCACCGCAAAAAACCGCGCCAATACGGAACTCTTCATCGTCGAGGGCGACTCGGCAGGTGGCTCGGCCAAAGGCGCGCGCAAACGCGAAACGCAGGCGCTTTTGCCGCTCAAGGGCAAGATCCTGAACGTGCTGGGCGCGGCCTCGTCCAAACTCGGCACCAATCAGGAGATCAGCGATCTGTGCGAGGCATTGGGCGTGGGGCTCGGCACCAAGTTCAACGTCGAAGACCTGCGCTACGACAAGATCATCATCATGACCGATGCCGATGTCGATGGCGCGCATATCGCCTCCCTCCTGATGACCTTCTTCTTCACCCAGATGCGTCCGCTGATCGATCAGGGCCACCTCTACCTCGCCTGCCCGCCGCTCTACCGCCTGACCCAGGGCGCCAAGCGCATGTATGTGGCCTCCGATGCCGAGAAAGAGGAATGGCTGGCCAAGGGATTGGGCGGCAAGGGCAAGATCGACGTGCAGCGCTTCAAGGGCTTGGGCGAGATGGATGCCAAGGACCTGAAAGAAACCACGATGGACCCCGCCACCCGCAAGCTGATCCGCGTCACCATCGACGACGATCTGGGCGGCGAGACGGCCGACCTCGTGGAGCGCCTGATGGGCAAGAAACCCGAGCTGCGCTTCCAGTATATCACCGAAAACGCCCAGTTCGTTGAGGAATTGGATGTGTGA
- a CDS encoding restriction endonuclease, with amino-acid sequence MPIPDYQTFMLPMLKLFAAGKTNVRECLPELQTHFAISDEEAQELLPTGKSTRLYNRAHWARVYMGKAGLLHSPRRNFHQITPKGRVLLAQNPTSIDNETLSDFADFVEWKETSRTPVDQAVAPNHLTEDRTPDDAIETAYSTLLGALRDDLLEAMLQISPAKFERLILDLLSAMGYGGGDIQRAQMTRATGDGGIDGVINEDALGLDAVYIQAKRYQPDNKIGRPAIQQFIGSLNGEGANKGVFVTTSDFSREAIDYVSRVQQRVVLLNGARLAELMILHNVGIRLGKTYTLKTLDDDYFEE; translated from the coding sequence TTGCCGATACCCGATTACCAGACCTTCATGCTGCCAATGCTGAAACTCTTTGCGGCAGGAAAGACAAACGTGCGCGAATGTCTGCCCGAGTTGCAAACACACTTCGCTATTTCGGATGAAGAAGCACAAGAATTGTTACCGACAGGCAAAAGCACACGCTTGTATAATCGAGCTCATTGGGCACGCGTCTACATGGGTAAAGCGGGTCTATTGCATTCCCCACGTCGAAATTTTCACCAGATCACACCCAAAGGACGCGTGCTTCTGGCTCAAAATCCAACCAGTATCGACAACGAAACACTTTCTGACTTTGCCGATTTCGTGGAATGGAAAGAAACTTCCCGAACCCCGGTGGATCAGGCTGTCGCACCAAATCACCTCACCGAAGATAGAACGCCAGATGACGCGATTGAAACCGCTTACTCTACCTTGCTTGGTGCGCTTCGAGACGACCTGTTGGAAGCGATGTTGCAAATCTCGCCCGCAAAATTCGAGCGGCTGATCCTCGATCTACTCAGTGCGATGGGCTATGGCGGCGGCGACATACAACGGGCGCAAATGACCCGAGCCACTGGTGATGGCGGCATTGATGGGGTTATCAACGAAGATGCGCTCGGCCTTGATGCCGTCTATATTCAGGCGAAACGCTATCAACCCGACAATAAGATCGGGCGGCCTGCAATCCAGCAATTCATCGGAAGCCTGAATGGAGAAGGCGCGAATAAAGGCGTATTCGTGACGACATCCGATTTCTCACGAGAAGCCATCGACTATGTATCACGGGTTCAGCAGCGGGTTGTGCTACTGAACGGAGCGCGACTTGCAGAACTGATGATCTTGCATAATGTAGGTATTCGATTGGGGAAGACTTACACCCTGAAAACATTGGATGATGATTATTTCGAAGAGTGA
- a CDS encoding aldose 1-epimerase family protein, translated as MTTITSPDLTVTVSDMGAEMQSLVFRGEEFLWNGDTEWWTGRSPVLFPIVGRAPDDRIEIRGQTYDMPQHGLARRLPFTVVAQDEAHVTHELVPSEATESYPYKFRLQLTHRVTGPTLEVAATVTNEDSVPMPFGLGFHPAFRWPLPDATGAHKIELANGAEPVMNRVVKGLISRETEASPFHQGSLTLSHDLFAKNAAIFPEGTGEALRYQGETGPSLDFRFANLPNLALWQPPGAPFLCIEPWHGMAAWHGAGAKIEDRPYTMSLGVGETARFAWFVTIRE; from the coding sequence ATGACCACCATCACCTCCCCCGACCTCACCGTGACCGTCTCCGATATGGGCGCCGAGATGCAGTCGCTTGTCTTCCGTGGCGAGGAATTCCTCTGGAATGGCGATACCGAATGGTGGACGGGGCGCTCGCCGGTCCTGTTTCCCATCGTGGGCCGTGCGCCCGACGATAGGATCGAGATCCGTGGCCAGACCTATGACATGCCCCAGCACGGGCTTGCCCGCCGCCTGCCCTTTACGGTTGTCGCGCAAGACGAGGCGCATGTGACGCATGAGCTGGTGCCCTCGGAGGCGACCGAAAGCTACCCCTACAAGTTCCGCCTGCAGCTGACCCATCGCGTAACCGGCCCGACGCTCGAGGTCGCAGCCACCGTCACCAATGAGGATAGCGTGCCCATGCCCTTCGGTCTGGGCTTTCATCCGGCCTTCCGCTGGCCGCTGCCCGATGCCACCGGTGCCCATAAGATCGAGCTGGCCAATGGCGCGGAGCCCGTGATGAACCGCGTGGTGAAGGGGCTGATCTCGCGCGAGACGGAAGCCTCGCCCTTCCATCAGGGAAGCCTCACGCTTTCCCACGATCTTTTTGCCAAGAATGCCGCGATTTTCCCCGAAGGCACGGGCGAGGCGCTGCGCTATCAGGGGGAAACCGGCCCGAGCCTCGATTTCCGCTTTGCCAATCTGCCGAACCTCGCGCTCTGGCAACCGCCCGGCGCGCCGTTTTTGTGCATCGAGCCGTGGCACGGGATGGCGGCATGGCATGGGGCGGGGGCAAAAATCGAGGACCGGCCCTATACGATGAGCCTGGGCGTGGGCGAGACCGCCCGCTTTGCATGGTTCGTGACGATCCGCGAATAG
- the hypE gene encoding hydrogenase expression/formation protein HypE — translation MALRGERVTLAHGGGGRAMRDLIEEIFTSVFAPPGMEDQARLMSDALHDPGARLAFTTDGFVVTPMEFPGGNIGKLAICGTVNDLAVGGATPLWLSAAFIIEEGTEFAVLRRIVATMAREAEAAGVRIVTGDTKVVERGACDGVFITTSGIGVIPASRDMAASHVRAGDVAIVNGVLGDHGATILAARGDLALSSAIESDCAALGHLMEAALSAAPEARAARDLTRGGLASALNEIAEEAGCGIVIDEDALPLRAEVVGMCEILGLDPLYLANEGRLVLFVPADQAEAALAAMQALPEGEGAAIIGRAVADHAGQVRMRTAFGGTRIVDMLVGEQLPRIC, via the coding sequence ATGGCACTAAGAGGCGAACGCGTCACATTGGCCCATGGTGGCGGTGGCCGGGCAATGCGCGATCTGATCGAGGAGATTTTCACCTCCGTTTTCGCACCGCCCGGCATGGAAGATCAGGCCCGCCTGATGTCGGACGCCCTGCACGACCCGGGCGCGCGGCTCGCTTTCACCACCGACGGGTTCGTGGTCACGCCAATGGAATTTCCGGGTGGTAACATCGGCAAGCTCGCTATCTGTGGTACCGTCAATGATCTGGCCGTAGGCGGGGCAACCCCACTCTGGCTTTCGGCCGCTTTCATTATCGAGGAGGGCACCGAATTCGCCGTTCTGCGCCGGATTGTGGCCACCATGGCGCGCGAGGCCGAAGCGGCGGGCGTGCGCATCGTCACCGGCGATACCAAAGTGGTCGAGCGCGGCGCCTGCGATGGTGTCTTCATCACCACCTCGGGCATCGGGGTGATCCCTGCCTCGCGCGATATGGCGGCCTCCCATGTCCGTGCGGGCGATGTGGCCATCGTCAACGGGGTCTTGGGCGATCACGGCGCAACCATCCTTGCGGCCCGCGGCGATCTGGCGCTGTCCTCGGCCATCGAGAGCGATTGCGCAGCGCTGGGGCATCTGATGGAGGCTGCTCTGAGTGCCGCCCCCGAAGCCCGTGCCGCCCGCGACCTGACCCGAGGCGGTCTTGCCTCCGCGCTCAACGAGATTGCCGAAGAGGCGGGCTGTGGCATTGTGATCGACGAGGATGCGCTGCCGCTGAGGGCCGAGGTGGTGGGCATGTGCGAGATTCTGGGGCTCGATCCGCTCTATCTCGCCAATGAGGGGCGTCTGGTGCTGTTTGTCCCCGCAGACCAAGCCGAGGCCGCGCTGGCCGCCATGCAGGCCCTGCCCGAGGGCGAAGGCGCGGCGATCATCGGGCGGGCGGTGGCGGATCATGCGGGTCAGGTGCGGATGCGCACCGCATTCGGTGGCACCCGCATCGTTGATATGCTGGTGGGCGAACAGCTCCCCCGTATCTGTTAG
- the hypD gene encoding hydrogenase formation protein HypD, with protein MKFASEFRDPKLARALLQAIAEKADAIGATREKPVHIMEICGGHTHSIFRYGLDKLIHEGVEFIHGPGCPVCVLPRARVDECIELAERPEVIFTTFGDAMRVPGSTKSLIQAKADGADIRMVYSPLDALELARRNPDREVVFFGLGFETTTPSTALAIQQAAREGLANFSVFCNHITVPEPIKALLDDPYMMLEGFIGPGHVSMVIGFHPYDFIAQDYGKPIVVAGFEPTDLLQSVLMVLTQIEAGQARVENQYGRVVPEHGNSVSIAAINDVYEKRPSFEWRGLGEIDASGMRIRDAYRAYDAEEKFGIGYAVGRREVPEVEGCACGQVMTGRIKPTQCPQFGKGCTPETALGALMVSSEGACAAYWQYGGARTAAE; from the coding sequence TTGAAATTTGCCTCCGAATTCCGCGATCCGAAACTGGCCCGCGCGTTGTTGCAGGCCATCGCCGAGAAGGCCGATGCCATAGGCGCTACCCGCGAAAAGCCCGTGCATATCATGGAGATCTGCGGCGGTCATACGCATTCCATCTTCCGCTACGGGCTCGATAAGCTGATCCATGAAGGCGTGGAGTTCATCCACGGTCCGGGCTGTCCGGTCTGCGTTCTGCCACGTGCGCGGGTTGATGAATGTATCGAGCTGGCCGAGCGTCCGGAGGTGATCTTCACCACGTTCGGGGATGCGATGCGGGTGCCTGGCTCGACCAAGTCGCTCATTCAGGCCAAGGCCGATGGGGCCGATATCCGCATGGTCTATAGCCCGCTCGATGCGCTGGAACTTGCCCGCCGCAACCCCGACCGCGAGGTGGTCTTCTTCGGGCTGGGGTTCGAGACAACCACCCCCTCGACCGCGCTGGCGATTCAGCAGGCAGCGCGCGAAGGGCTCGCAAACTTCTCGGTCTTCTGCAACCACATCACTGTGCCCGAACCGATCAAGGCGCTACTCGATGACCCCTATATGATGCTCGAAGGGTTCATCGGGCCGGGCCATGTGTCGATGGTGATCGGTTTCCACCCCTATGATTTTATCGCGCAAGATTATGGCAAGCCGATTGTGGTGGCAGGGTTCGAGCCGACCGATCTTCTCCAATCCGTGCTGATGGTGCTGACCCAGATCGAGGCAGGTCAGGCCCGTGTCGAGAACCAGTATGGCCGCGTGGTGCCCGAGCATGGCAATTCTGTTTCCATTGCCGCCATCAATGATGTCTACGAGAAGCGCCCTTCCTTCGAGTGGCGCGGCTTGGGCGAGATCGACGCCTCCGGCATGCGTATCCGTGATGCCTACCGCGCCTATGACGCCGAGGAGAAATTCGGGATCGGCTATGCGGTGGGTCGCCGTGAGGTGCCCGAGGTCGAAGGCTGCGCCTGCGGTCAGGTCATGACGGGGCGGATCAAGCCGACCCAGTGCCCGCAATTCGGCAAGGGCTGCACACCGGAAACCGCGCTTGGCGCACTGATGGTCAGCTCCGAGGGCGCCTGCGCGGCCTATTGGCAATATGGCGGTGCCCGCACGGCGGCTGAATAA
- the hypC gene encoding HypC/HybG/HupF family hydrogenase formation chaperone — protein sequence MCLGIPGQIVEISDEARMMAVAEVSGVRRAVNVACIADGPLDRLIGEWALIHVGFAMARIDEDEAAQTLAALHELGETQEALEQMAAGDAALEGRV from the coding sequence ATGTGTCTGGGCATTCCGGGACAGATCGTCGAGATCAGTGACGAGGCGCGGATGATGGCCGTGGCCGAGGTGTCGGGGGTGCGGCGCGCGGTCAATGTGGCCTGTATCGCCGACGGGCCGCTTGACCGGCTGATCGGCGAATGGGCGCTGATCCATGTGGGTTTTGCCATGGCGCGGATCGACGAGGACGAGGCCGCGCAGACCCTGGCGGCACTCCACGAGCTGGGCGAGACGCAGGAGGCGCTGGAACAAATGGCCGCAGGCGATGCGGCGCTGGAAGGGCGGGTGTGA